CGTTGGGCTGCTCAGATAGGCCACCTCTAGTCCCCGCGCAAGCCAGGGGCTCAGGTCCCCGATCCGTTCGGCCAAGGCCGATTCCCCGATCCCGGCCGTAAGCAGCGTGCGCCGCCGGGTCCGCTCTCCATCGGAGCGCGCCCCCAGACGAGGCAGTACAAAGTCGCGCATCATGGCCTGCATCTCATAGGGCACCCCAGGGAGCACGACCAGCACCCGGTCTTCCCGCTCAAACCAAATACCCGGGGCTGTGCCGAGCGCGTTGGGGATGCGTTCGGCCTGTCGGGGCAGCCGGGCCTGTCGCAGGTTGTTGTCGGGCATTGGGTGACCCCGAGCGGCAAAAAAGGCGCGCATCCTTGCGACCCACTCGGAATCAAGCTCCAGATGCCAACCGAAATAATCAGCCATGGCCTCTACCGTACGATCATCATGCGTCGGCCCAAGCCCACCTGTGCTCACCAGCACATCGATCCGGGGCCAGAGGAAGGCCAGCGCCTCCTGGATCGCCTCCGGTTGGTCGCCCACGCTCATCTGGTAAACGACCCGGAGGCCCAGCTCCGATAGGCGTTCGCCGATCCAGGCCGCGTTTGTGTTAACGACCTGTCCGATGAGCAGCTCATCGCCTATGGCCAATACAGCCGCCCTCATGCGGATCGTCCCTCTGCGTAGCGCCTGGACCACGCCTCGGGATCTTGATGCCAAGACCAGATCAGGGCCGCTTGTTCTGAGGAGAGCTCGCCCTCTCGCAGGGCGACCTCTACGAGCTCCCGCAGCGTGCACAGCACCAGCACGGGCAGGTCAGCCTGGCGGAAGCGCTCCTCGGTTCCGGGTAGCCCGTAGGCGAAGATGGCCGCCACGGCCACCGGATGCGCCCCTTCACGCCGCAGCGCCTCTATGGCCCGCAGGCTCGATCGCCCCGTTGAGAGTAGGTCTTCGATGAGCACCGTGCGCGCGCCCGCGGGCAACAGCCCTTCTACCTGCTTGCCTTGTCCGTGGCCCTTGGGCTCAGTACGCACGTACACCATGGGCAGCTGAAGCCGTTCGGCCACCCAGGC
The Bacteroidota bacterium DNA segment above includes these coding regions:
- the pyrE gene encoding orotate phosphoribosyltransferase, whose product is MFLLRQETAAQVAEGLLRLGAVTLRPEAPFRWTSGLWAPIYCDNRLLMADPPLRAFVADALAEAIRTRYPEATLVAGTATAAVPHAAWVAERLQLPMVYVRTEPKGHGQGKQVEGLLPAGARTVLIEDLLSTGRSSLRAIEALRREGAHPVAVAAIFAYGLPGTEERFRQADLPVLVLCTLRELVEVALREGELSSEQAALIWSWHQDPEAWSRRYAEGRSA
- a CDS encoding competence/damage-inducible protein A, translated to MRAAVLAIGDELLIGQVVNTNAAWIGERLSELGLRVVYQMSVGDQPEAIQEALAFLWPRIDVLVSTGGLGPTHDDRTVEAMADYFGWHLELDSEWVARMRAFFAARGHPMPDNNLRQARLPRQAERIPNALGTAPGIWFEREDRVLVVLPGVPYEMQAMMRDFVLPRLGARSDGERTRRRTLLTAGIGESALAERIGDLSPWLARGLEVAYLSSPTGVRLRLTARGRDPQQLERVLEELEAHLRSRIGQYIYGTDEEALEIVVGRLLSERSWTIAVAESCTGGLILDRLTNAPGSSRYLLGGVVAYANAAKTALLDVDPEVLAQHGAVSEPVALQMAEGARRRFQATVGIATTGIAGPTGGTPEKPVGLVWIGLSAPTGTWARRYQFEQDRRRNKERAAQAALFWLWQYLTGLWR